The DNA sequence tgTTGATTGAggagggggaaaaaacgatttaatacattttagaataaggctataacgtaacaaaatgtggggaaaaatCAAGGGGTattcaaatgcactgtatttgaaatatgttaatctctaggagctTCTTCTTCAGTCTTTTATTCCATTGTCAGTTCATCGTCCCAAAGAAAAAGTGAGATCTAAATGTATCCTTTAAATACTGGTGATGTCATTCAACTTTTGAATCGGACCTTGTTTACACTGGTTTTATAAAAGCCCTGTCATTCAGAAGTAATGTCTAGCTGGTGTTATCCGTGTGTACAGTAGCTTCTCCTTGTGTTGTATAATGCAAAGGTAGTGCCAGTGCGTCCTCGCTATTTGGAGCGTGTGCACTtatctctatcacacacacacacacacacacacacacacacacacacacacacacacacacacacacacacacacacacacacacacacacacacacacacacacacacacacacacacacacctcacaatcATAAATGATGCGTTTGGAAAACAGGACAGATTAACTGTAACAGCAAAAGCCTCCATTTTTGTTTGCTCTCACTTCTGCAGGCTTTTCCTGACAACGCAGCTCGAAGAGAGGTCGAAAacctctctgctgtctgcatcaACGAAGGTTGCACTTGGAAAGGCAATATTAAAGAATACGAGGTTAGTTGCTTGTTTTTTAGACTGATTAATCAACCTTTTCATCGTTCAGACGAGGCATTTAGACAGACATGCGTTCTTGAAAAGAAGGAGCACCACCAATGTGCCAGAAATGCTTGTAAGCAATGCATCTCAGTACTGTAGTGTATGTCTGGGTTTTGCTTTGCTCTTTTGTCATGATCAGTTTGACCGAAGATCCTTGGTTACACTGTTATGAATGTATATACTAAAGCCAAGTGAATCCTAACTTTATTTTCGGTCTCTTACAGTTGAGCCACGAAGAGAAGTGTGAGTTCATGATCATCCCCTGCCCTTCCTGTAAAGAGCGGATCCGCTTCAACGAACAGGAACGCCACAACGAGCGAGAGTGCCCTGAGAGAACCCTCAACTGCAAGTACTGCAAGGAACCATTTCATTTCAAAAACATCAAGGTGAGAAATAACGCAGGCTCTGAGAgaacacccacccatccatccgtCTGTTGGTTGTTCAATCTCTCAAATGGCTGGTTTATGATCGCGTCAAGATTGCAAGGAGTATTAGCGTCAATTTGTGTAAGAAGCTATACAAAAACATGTCCTTTTTAGGCCCACGACGAGATCTGCCCCAAGTACCCCATGATCTGTGAAGGCTGTGCCAAGAAGAAAATCCCCAGGGAGAAGGTGAGTTCTTAAATCTTCAACACacacaatatagccaattttatATTGTCATTGGGAACTTGTGACTGAATGCATTTGGAAAATGCATGACAGAAAAGGAAGCACAGTATTGAGAGAAAAATAATCCACACTATTTTAAGAAGGATGATGTTTGAAATGGCTGTAGAACTTGTCAAATCAttgtctttttttcttctttggcTTTTTCCCCAAGTATGTAGACCACATTAAGTTCTGCAGCAAATTCAGAACGCCGTGCAGATTCCATGTTGTTGGGTGTGATATGTCAGTAAGTAACTTTTTTAGCTTTTCAGAGCTATGGTTTTAACCAATCCTAATGAAACAAACAAGGTTGTTACTGTGTAATTACCATTTGACCATGTTAATACCTGGTTAAGGTGCTACTGTTAAAACAGctgtcctctcccctgctctctgtgcaggtggagaaggagaggatccACGACCACGAGAGGGCCTGCGCTTACGAACACCTCAACCTGCTGCTACACTACATTATGGGCATGAAGGTGAGGGTGAGCATGGATGTAGTGGAGCGGAAATGCTGTTTGTATACCTTTTTGTTTGGTGAATAGCAGTGTACACACCTATTACGCTAAATTATGGTTGGTGGCATTAGCATTTACTTAGCAGTTAcgttagcgttagcatttagatTAGCTTTAGCATTTACTTAGCAGTTACGTTCGCGTTAGCATTTAGATTAGCTTTAACATTTACTTTGCAGTTATGTTCGCGTTAGCATTTAGATTAGCTTTAGCATTTACTTAGCAGTTAcgttagcgttagcatttagatTAGCTTTAGCATTTACTTAGCAGTTAcattagcgttagcatttagatTAGCTTTAGCATTTACTTGCCTCGTCAAATCAGTTTATTGGTCGCGtgcacagtttagcagatgttatagcgggTGCAGCAGAATGTTTGTTACTAGttcctaacaatgcagtaaaatgtcaaTGAAGTAGACaaataattcaaataaaaaaTTGTAAATCAAGAAACATCGGAAGACAAATTGAATTAACACGAAATAGCACAgtaacagtaatccaaatgcaatctATATGTATGTACACCGGATGGGTTCCCCCAAGATATACTAAAAATGGTATGTACGCAGTAGATATATTCGAGTGAACTATGTCGAGAAGTATTAGAATGAGCTTTGTCgagaatacagtatttaaataACACAGTATCTTCTGTCTCCTAGTCTACTATCAACTCCTTTTTattttgttgagggagtggttaTTTTCTCAGTGTTTACTTATGTATCCCTGAAGGTGAGCATGGAGGGCCTGCAGCCGCAGGGACTGGAGCTAGCTGGACACAAGCTCCTGGACCTCCACCGTTCCCTCAGGGAGCTGGAGGTCCGTGTCTCCCAGATCAGCACCACCTCGATCGGGCCTCCCGTGCAGGGggtcacctcctcctcttcctccttagGTCTCCCGGGGCCTCCTACCCCGGCTCTTCCTTTGCCTCCACCTCCCGCCCCGGTCCCAACCCTGACCGTGTCCACCTCCTTCACCCCCCTGCCTAGCTCGGTGGGGGCGGCCCTGGAGCTGCAGCTCCACAGTGAGAAGACCAAGGTGGCGGAGCTGGGACGCAGGTGCACTGACCTGGAGGTGAAGGTGGGGACGTTTgagaatgtggtgtgtgtgttgaaccGAGAGGTAGAACGCTTCACCACCACCATGGAGGCAGGTAACAGACAGCATCGACTGGACCAGGATAAGATTGAGGCCCTGAGCAACAAGGTAGGAATGAGGACCCTGAAGCAGAGATTAAATTGTCATTTGCTTTATAGAGTCCCTTTCCAACATTTAAAGATGTCCTCCAGCGATTTGTTTTACTTTTATTGTTGAAAAGCGATTtcccaagtataaatacagtaaagtacacacactAGGGTAAAACGTTTTTTTGAGAAAAATAGGTATTTTGATTTTACACAACTGCAAACCTCAAACAGTAGGGcattcaaggagttggtctgatTGGAATCTGTGATGTC is a window from the Oncorhynchus keta strain PuntledgeMale-10-30-2019 chromosome 6, Oket_V2, whole genome shotgun sequence genome containing:
- the LOC118385484 gene encoding TNF receptor-associated factor 2-like, yielding MATQEPSPPSSMESNKPGFPKKILANKLEDKHLCNCCHNLLRRPFQAQCGHRFCSYCFNMTVRDGPQKCNACIKEDIFEEPTSILKQGCAFPDNAARREVENLSAVCINEGCTWKGNIKEYELSHEEKCEFMIIPCPSCKERIRFNEQERHNERECPERTLNCKYCKEPFHFKNIKAHDEICPKYPMICEGCAKKKIPREKYVDHIKFCSKFRTPCRFHVVGCDMSVEKERIHDHERACAYEHLNLLLHYIMGMKVSMEGLQPQGLELAGHKLLDLHRSLRELEVRVSQISTTSIGPPVQGVTSSSSSLGLPGPPTPALPLPPPPAPVPTLTVSTSFTPLPSSVGAALELQLHSEKTKVAELGRRCTDLEVKVGTFENVVCVLNREVERFTTTMEAGNRQHRLDQDKIEALSNKVRQLERTVGLKDLTVAEMEGRLREMSATTFDGVFVWRISDFTKKRQDAIAGRAPAMFSPAFYTSKYGYKMCLRIYLNGDGTGRGSHLSLFFVVMRGLSDALLKWPFNQKVTLMLLDQSSREHIIDAFRPDITSSSFQRPVSEMNIASGCPLFCPLSKLDAKNSYIRDDIIFIKAIVDLTGL